In a single window of the Jaculus jaculus isolate mJacJac1 chromosome 9, mJacJac1.mat.Y.cur, whole genome shotgun sequence genome:
- the Ccl14 gene encoding C-C motif chemokine 14 encodes MKIFMAAISLLLFLLLFITVVLGTKAESSRGPYHPTDCCFSYMAHSVPHRWIRDYYKTSSECPKSGIVFITKKGHPICANPRDEWVRDYIKDLEES; translated from the exons ATGAAGATCTTCATGGCTgccatctccctcctcctcttcctcctcctgttcaTCACTGTTGTCCTAGGGACCAAGGCTGAGTCTTCAC GAGGACCCTACCACCCCACGGACTGCTGCTTCTCCTACATGGCACACTCCGTCCCCCACCGCTGGATTCGGGATTACTACAAGACCAGCAGCGAGTGTCCCAAGTCCGGCATTGT CTTCATCACCAAGAAGGGCCATCCGATCTGTGCCAACCCCAGAGATGAGTGGGTTCGGGACTACATCAAGGACCTGGAGGAGAGCTGA